Genomic DNA from Salvia miltiorrhiza cultivar Shanhuang (shh) chromosome 1, IMPLAD_Smil_shh, whole genome shotgun sequence:
ATTATGGACTTGTTTATATATAGAAAATCCATGACGTGTAACTATCTCTAACAAATGAGATGTTTATAACATCCTTCATATGTACAGAACTATCTATAAGATGGTAAGATTTAGATCAAAGTACTACCTCATCATGTGGCTTCATGCTGGGACAGTGGGACTATTCTACTGATAGTTGCAGTATTCAATCTATCACGTGTTGTTTAGTTTGAAGCTCTACCACTTTTCCTTGATTTCTTGCTGTGAATAAACTTTCATTTCCAccaagttttatttatttatggttTGTATGTGCCTAGATCTAATGCTGCAATTATTAGGAAGAAGAATTGAGAAAAGGAGAATTGGAAGCAGATAAAGATAGGATGATGATAGAGTATAGAGCTCAGCTTGATGCTGAAAGGGCACATAAACTTGCTCGTGGGAGTAACTACTCAAGCAGCAAAGGCAGCCGCAAAAAGGGTAATAAATTGGGTAAATGAGTACTTCTCTAGCTTCATGAAATCAATGATGAGTTTTCTTGCAGATAAAAAGGAGAGAGATTCGAGAAAGCATAGCAGCAAGAAGCGGAAGGTACATAAACCATTTAACTGCTAAGTTTTGCCAAAATGACatctcatataattttaaaacaatGATCTACTTAATTGAACAAGTTATTCAAGttgaaaatgactattttacaaCACATATAACTGATTTCTGTAATTTCCTTCTATCAACATGAACAACTTTGGTTATATGCAAGGGTAGATCTTTATTAGGCATCGCAGGGGCTTTAGATAAttatattcttatttatttacccccccccccccaaaattaTTGTTCATCTCTTTTACCCACCCCTCAACTTAACTCATCCACCTCTGCCCCTGTTATATGGGCCTGGGTGTTTTGAAAAGTTTACAGTGATAGAGGTAATTTGAATATTCTAGGTACTAAATCACCACATCATTAGTTATAAATGCATTATTAACTCACTGTATACTCGACACTTGGCTTGGCTGTAGCATTCTCGAAGATCTTCAGATTCTAGTTCAAGTTCATCATTGGAAACATCAAACACTGATGATGATGAAAGAGAGGCAAAAAGATCAAAGTCAAGGCCAAAGAGAGGGAAGAAAGAGAAGAGGCAAAGCTCAAGATCAAGATCAAGATCAAGATCAAGATCAAAGCAGTCGAGCAATGGAGGTAAAGAGGCTGATGGACCCTTGCCACTTTCTAGATTCTTTGGAAACCTGAAAGGCTGATATTTAATCAAGATACACTATGTTTTTTTAATCACTCCTCGCTCAAGATTCTGCTATTCCATTTGCCTATGTGAAGTAGATGTTTGATTGATATTAACGCCTACTACTCTCTCCAATTTCTGTTACATATTTTAATAACGGCATGCTACTTTCATCATGGTGCAGTCTGAACTTTGTCATATACATATCAGCTTTGTTAATGTAGGTAAAAGAGATTGCATCTAGCAGTTTGAGTCATTATGTGTTGtttcttcctttctttttcttcagcACATTTCATGTGCTTATGCTTCCATTTTCATCTAGAAGAAAGTGAGCTGCTGCAATGTCATAAAATCGCAATTGAAAAGCATAAAATGCAAATCAACGAATATCCTTGACATTATGACACATGTTCCTTCAAATTCATAAGTTTTCCGAAATGAATAAAACAGAATCAGGTAGGCAAGCCAATGCTGGTAAACACATCCTATTGTGTCTCCTGAATGACCTTTCCCTTATCTCTAAGCTTAGCAATTGTTTCTTTCATGGCTTCTTTCCTCTTCTTGCTTGCAAGAACCTTTGCTGCCAAACCAGTCACATTTGGGTCCTTTTTCTCCTCtggaggcggcggtggcggccgcCTAGAGGCTCCCCATGCATTTCCACCACCAATACTCAATCCCCACACCAGACCTGCTAACCCTAGTGCAACATCCCTGCATTCCACATTCTAACTTA
This window encodes:
- the LOC130996821 gene encoding uncharacterized protein LOC130996821; translation: MGKNQAYKAMQRGRLGSSSAGPEEVEDGLVDSSFHSPEWHAARLASLKTSHTVTWEEYKKKQKEEELRKGELEADKDRMMIEYRAQLDAERAHKLARGSNYSSSKGSRKKDKKERDSRKHSSKKRKHSRRSSDSSSSSSLETSNTDDDEREAKRSKSRPKRGKKEKRQSSRSRSRSRSRSKQSSNGGKEADGPLPLSRFFGNLKG
- the LOC130996985 gene encoding uncharacterized protein LOC130996985 — protein: MAHIAPVTPHAPKPSISTFTRKTSDFTSPPFHKFYACTTAVPDQKTSVQRRDVALGLAGLVWGLSIGGGNAWGASRRPPPPPPEEKKDPNVTGLAAKVLASKKRKEAMKETIAKLRDKGKVIQETQ